The segment AGTAAAAGTGCTGACATAGGCTTTTGCGGGCCTGAACAGGTTATCTACATTTACAATCAAAAGAAAGATGATTTTCCAGTATTGTTTGCACAGTTAACTCAAACAGATGGTTCTTTCCTTGTTGGAAGAAAGGAAGAAAAAGACTTTAAATGGGAGTCCTTAAAGGGCAAAACTATTATTGGAGGTAGACCTGGGGGAGTTCCTGAAATGTCCCTTGAATATGTTCTTAAAAATCACGGAATTGATCCAAGTAAAGATGTAGATCTTATTACTAACTTAGCTTTTACTGCTACTGCTGGAGCTTTTAAAGCAGGTACTGGGGATTATGTAGCTTTATTTGAACCTACTGCAAGCTTACTTGAAAGCGATAATTCTGGAAGCATTGTGGCATCTATTGGTAAAAGTGCTGGAACTATTCCTTATACTTGCTATTTTGCAACAGGCTCATACATTAAAGACAATCCTGAAACCATAACTAAATTCACAAAAGCTATTCATAAAGGTCAAATTTGGGTTAAAGAGCACAGTAACGAAGAAGTTGCAAAATCCATAAAAAGCTTCTTCCCTGGAAGCGAGGAAAAAATACTATCTAAAGTTGTTAAAAACTATAGAGCTATCAACGCTTTTGCAGAAGATGTAACTTTAAAAGAAGAGGATTTAAATAGGTTAATGGATATAATTCAATCCTACAAATCTGATCTAATTCCTGAAAGGCCTCCTTTTAATGATATAGTTAATAACTCCTTTGCAGAAGAAATTATGAAGTAAAAATCAAGTTTATAAAATAAATTTAAAAAAGCTATAGCACTTCCCCTGCTATAGCCTTTTTATTATATTTTATGATTTGAAGCTGCCACTTCTTCTCTTGCATACTTATAGCTTTCATCATCTTTCTTTGGCTTTAAATTATCAAAAGCAGTAGAAAGCATTAATTTAATTCTATTAAGCTGATTTACCTCGCTGGCACCTGGATCGTAGTCTACTGGAACTATGTTAGCTCCACTATACCTTCTTTTTAATTCCTTAATCATTCCCTTACCTGTAACATGATTTGGAAGACAAGCAAAAGGCTGCATGCAAACTATATTTTCAACTTCGCTTTCTATAAGTTCCACCATTTCTGCAGTTAAGAACCAGCCTTCTCCTGTTTGGTTTCCAAGAGATAAAATATCTCTTGCTCCTTTGGCTAGCTCATCTATAGTTTTTGGTGCAGTAAATCTTTTACTCTTACTTAATGCTAATTTCATGTGCTTTCTGTAGTGTTCAATATATCTTATAGCAATTTCACCAAATAAAGTTGCCATACTACTGCCTGACAAGTTTTTTTCTCTAAATTTATAGTTATAAGAACAGTACAAGAAAAAATCAGTAAGATCCGGCATTACTGCCTCTGCTCCTTCACTTTCTATAATATCTACAATATTATTGTTAGCTGTTGGATGGAACTTAACTAAAATTTCACCTACAAGTCCTACCTTAGGTTTTTTTATATTTAATATTTCTAAATTATCAAAATCCTCAACTATATCATACATATATCTATTAAAAAGCTTTGTATCTGCCTTTTTTAAAGCTTCTTTACACTTAATAGTCCATTTATTATAAAGTTCATTAGTAGAACCTTTTATCCTCTCGTAAGGTCTTACCTTATATAAAACCCTCATAAGTAAATCTCCAT is part of the Haloimpatiens sp. FM7315 genome and harbors:
- a CDS encoding ABC transporter substrate-binding protein, giving the protein MRKCFGTFLAIFISCALFLTGFTGCTKKNGNLKKVKLNEVVRSVFYAPMYVAINEGFFEDEGLDIDLSTGQGADKTMQQVLSKSADIGFCGPEQVIYIYNQKKDDFPVLFAQLTQTDGSFLVGRKEEKDFKWESLKGKTIIGGRPGGVPEMSLEYVLKNHGIDPSKDVDLITNLAFTATAGAFKAGTGDYVALFEPTASLLESDNSGSIVASIGKSAGTIPYTCYFATGSYIKDNPETITKFTKAIHKGQIWVKEHSNEEVAKSIKSFFPGSEEKILSKVVKNYRAINAFAEDVTLKEEDLNRLMDIIQSYKSDLIPERPPFNDIVNNSFAEEIMK